In the Trinickia acidisoli genome, GCGCTCGAAGGGGCAGGGCAGATCGGTTTCACGATCCTGTCGCTGACCGTTTCGCTGATCGCGGTGCTGATTCCGCTTCTGTTCATGGGCGGCGTGATCGGGCGACTGTTCAGTGAATTCGCAATCACGCTCGCGGTGACGATCGTGATTTCGGCCGTAGTGTCGCTGACCGTCGTGCCGATGATGTGCGCGCGGATTTTGCGCGCGCAGGCGCAGCGGCACCCGAGCCGCTTCGAGCGCATCAGCGAAGGCCTCTTCAACAAGACCCTCAACGCCTACGACCGCGGCCTGCGCTGGGTGCTCGAGCATCAGATGCTCACGCTGCTCGTCGCGCTCGGCACGCTCGTGCTGACCGTCGTCTTGTACATCGTCATACCGAAGGGATTGTTCCCGGTGCAGGACGTCGGCGTGATCCAAGGCATCAGCGAAGCCGACAACTCCGTGTCGTACCACGCGATGGTGACGCGTCAGGCGGCGCTTGCCGACGCAATCCTCAAGGATCCCGACGTCGTGTCGGTCACGTCCTACGTCGGCATCGACGGCACCAACACGACGTTGAACAACGGGCGTTTTCTCATCAACCTGAAGCCGCGCGACGACCGCTCGCTCACGGCCCAGGAAATCGCGCGCCGCTTGCAGGACGAAGTTGCCGATGTGCCCGGCATCAAGCTCTATGTGCAGCCCGAACAGGACTTGACGCTCGATACGACAATCTCGCCGAATCAATACAAGTTCGTGCTGCGTGGCCCGAGCCAGCAGGCGTTCAACCAGTACGTGCCCGCGCTCGTCGAGAAGATGAAGCAGATTCCCGCGATCACGGACGTTCAGAGCGACCTCGACACCGACGGCATGAGCGTGAACGTCGAAGTGAACCGGCAGCTCGCGGCGCGCTACGGCATCACGGCGGCGACGATCGACAACGCGCTCTACGACGCGCTCGGCCAGCGCATCGTCTCGACGATCTTCGAGCAGTCGGACCAATACCGTGTGATTCTCGTGGCCAAGCCCGAATCGCTGTCCAACGTAGCGTCGCTCGGCAATCTGTATCTGCCGAGCCAGACGGGCAGCAGCGGGCAAGTCCCGCTCAAAGGCATCGCGAAGATCAGCATCACGCGCTCGCCGCTCGTCATCAGCCATCTCGCGCAATTCCCCGCGGTGACGATCTCGTTCAACCTCGCGAAGGACGCGTCGCTGTCGACGGCCGTCGATCGCATTCGCGCGGCCGAAAAAGCGGTCAACCTGCCGCCGTCGATCCAGTCGGCGTTCCAGGGCACGGCGCAGGCGTTCGAGGATTCGCTCTCCAGCGAGGTCTATCTGCTGATTGCCGCGCTCGCCGCCGTCTATATCGTGCTCGGCGTGCTCTACGAGAGCTATATTCATCCGGTGACGATTCTCTCGACGCTGCCGTCGGCCGGGATCGGTGCGCTGCTCGCGCTGATGATCGCGGGCAGCGACTTGGACGTGATCGGCATCATCGGCATCGTGCTCTTGATCGGCATCGTCAAGAAGAACGCGATCATGATGGTCGACTTCGCGCTCGTGGCCGAGCGCGTGCACGGCAAGCCGCCGAGGGAAGCGATTTTCGAGGCGTCGCTGCTGCGCTTCAGGCCGATCCTGATGACGACGCTCGCGGCCATGCTCGGCGCGCTGCCGATGCTGCTCGGCACCGGCACGGGCTCGGAGCTGCGCCGCCCGCTCGGCCTTGCGATCATCGGGGGGCTGATGTTGAGCCAGCTACTCACGCTGTTCACGACGCCCGTCATCTATCTGATGTTCGACCGGCTCGCGCAGCGCGTGCGTAACCGGAGCAACCGGAGCAACCGGAGCAACCGGAGCAACCGGAGCAACCGGAGCAACCGGAGCGCGCCGTGAACATCTCGGCCATCTTCATCCGGCGGCCCGTCGCGACCACGCTGCTTGCGATCGCGATTGCGCTGTCGGGTGTGCTGGCCTATTTCCGTCTGCCCGTCGCGCCGCTGCCCAACATCGCTTATCCGGTCGTCGTCGTGCAGGCGAACATGGCGGGCGGTAGCCCCGAAATCATGGCATCCACGGTGGCCGAGCCGCTCGAGCGGCGCCTCGGCACCATCGCGGGCGTGAACCAGTTGACGTCGATCAGCTATACGAGCTCGTCGATGATCATCGTCGTGTTCGACTTGAATCGCGACATCAACGGCGCCTCGCGCGACGTCGAAGCGGCGATCCAGGCCGCGCGTGCCGACTTGCCGACGACGCTGCGCAGCAACCCGTCTTACCGCCAATACAATCCGGCCGACGCGCCCGTGATGGTGCTCGCGCTCACCTCCGATACGCTCACCACGGCCCAGCTCTACGATTCCGCCGATTCGGTGATTCAGCAGCAGCTCTCGCAGATTTCGGGTGTCGGGCAGATCACGCTGGGCGGCGGCGCATTGCCGTCGGTGCGAGTCGAATTGCAACCGGGCAAGCTCACGAGCTACGGCATCGGCCTCGAAGACGTGCGCGCGGCGATCGCGGCGGCCAATGCGGACAGCGCCAAGGGCCACATCGACCAGGGCGACCAGCGCTACGAGATCCTGTCTAACGATCAGATCAGCACGGCCGCGCCCTACAAGGATCTGATCGTCGCCTACCGCAACGACGCACCCGTCAAGTTGCGCGACGTGGCCGAGGTCATCGATTCGAACGAAAACATCCGCAATGCGGGGCTGTACAACGGAAAGTCCGCCGTGCTCGTGATCGTCTATCCGATGCCGGGCGGCAACGTGGTCAAGACGGTCGAGCAAATCCGCTCGCGCTTGCCGATCATCGAGGCGGCGCTGCCGAGCAGCATCCACGTCGGCATTGCGATCGACCATTCGCAGTCGGTGAAGGCGTCCGTCGACGATACCGAACGCACGCTGTTCATCGCCGTGCTGCTCGTGATCGGCGTGGTGTTCATCTTCCTGCTGTCGCCGCGCGCCACCCTGATTCCGGCCACCGCGCTGCCGTTATCGATCGTCGGCACGTTCGGGCCGATGTACCTGCTCGGCTACAGCATCGACAATCTCTCGCTGATGGCGTTGACGATCGGCACCGGCTTCGTCGTCGACGACGCCGTGGTGGTGCTCGAAAACATCGTGCGTCACGTGGAGGCGGGCATGCCGCCGCGCGAGGCGGCGTTGCAAGGCAGCGCCGAAGTCAGCTTCACGGTGATTTCCATGAGCTTGTCGCTGATCGCGGTGTTCCTGCCGATCATGCTGATGCCGGGCATCCTCGGCCTGCTGTTTCATGAGTTCGCGATGACGCTGTCGATCGCGATCCTGATCTCGCTCGTGATTTCGCTGACGGTCACGCCGACGATGTGTGCCTACGTGCTCACGCGCCAGAGCGTCGAGCATTCGAAGTCGCGCTGGGCGATGTGGATCGAAAGCCAATTCGACCGCTTCAAGAACATGTATTCACGCACGCTGCATGCCGTGCTCGACCATGCGCTATTGATCGGCCTCCTGCTGATCGGTTTGCTGGCGGCGAACGTGTTCCTGTTCCGGCTGCTGCCCGCGACGTTCTTCCCGGAGCAGGACACGGGCATCCTGATTGGCCAGATCATCGCCGACCAGAGCATCTCGTTTCCTGCGATGAAGCAAAAGCTCGCGCAGTTGCAGGGCATCGTGCAGCAGGATCCAGCCGTGGCGGCCGTCGCCGGTTTCACGGGCGGCCGCGCGCTCAATACCGCGAACGTCTTCATCGAACTCAAGCCGCTCAGCGAGCGACATCTTTCCGCGACCGAAGTCGTCAACCGGTTGCGGCCGAAGCTCAATGCCGTATCTGGCGCTCGGCTCTTCCTTCAGGCACAGCAGGACTTGCGGATCGGCGGCAGGCAATCGGCGGCCGAGTACCAGTACACGCTGACGAGCGACGATCCCGATGCGCTCTTCAAATGGGTGCCGAAGCTCGTCGCGGAGCTCGGCAAGTACCGCACGCAGATGACGGACGTGAACTCGGACCTGCAACAAAACGGCTTGCAGACCTATCTCAGCATCAGCCGCAGCACTGCGATGCGCTACAGCTTCGCGCCGAACCAGATCGACAACGTACTGTACGACGCGTTCGGTCAGCGTACGGTCTCGACGATCTACAACGCGCTCAACCAGTACTTCGTGGTGATGGAGGTGGCGCCGCCTTACTGGCAATATCCGCAGACCCTCGACAACGTCTTCCTGAGCACGGCGGCCGGCAACGCGAGCGGCACGAACCAGACACAGATGCCCGGAGGCACCGTCTCGGCGGTCCGGCAAGCAGTAGCGGTGAGCGGCGCGCAAAGCGCCGCCGAGACGACGAACTCGCTGAACGCGAATGCCGAAGCGAACCAGCTCACGAACAGCATTTCGAACAGCAAGGGCGGCAGTTCGAGCGGCAGCGCCGACAGCACGGCGGCCGAAAGCATGGTGCCGCTGCCCGCGATGGTGACCTACGCCAGCAATCACACGGCAACGCAGGTGAACCACCAGAGCGGGCTCGTTGCCGCGACGGTCTCGTTCAACCTGCCGACGGGCGGCTCGCTCAGCGAGGCCAAGACGGCGATCGACAAGGCCGCGCTGGCGATCGGCATGCCCGCATCGATCCACGGCGCGTTCGCCGGCGCCGCGCAAGCATTCGCGCAGTCGTTGTTCGCGATTCCTTTGCTGATCCTCGCTGCGCTGATCGTCGTCTACATCGTGCTCGGCGTCCTCTACGAAAACACGATCCACCCGCTCACGATTCTCTCGACACTGCCGTCGGCCGGCATCGGCGCAACGCTCGCGATGCTGATCTTCGGGACGCCGTTCTCGGTGATCGCGCTGATCGGGATCATCCTCTTGATCGGGATCGTGAAGAAGAACGGGATCATGATGGTCGACGTCGCGATCCAGTTGCAGCGCCAGCAAGGCATGGACGCGAAGCAAGCCATCCACGAAGCCGCCGTGATCCGGCTGCGGCCGATCATGATGACGACCGCGGCCGCCGTGCTCGGCGCGGCGCCGCTCGCGGTCGGCATCGGGCAGGGCGCTTCGCTGCGCCAGCCGCTTGGCGTGACGGTGATGGGTGGCTTGATCTTGAGCCAGGTCTTTACGCTGTACACGACACCTGTGATCTACCTCTACCTCGACCGTCTGCGCGCGAGGCTCGTGAAGTGGAGCGCGCGGCTGCCGTGGAACCGCCGACCGGATACGAGTGCATGACGATGAAGACATTCTCCAAACCGCTGGCCGCCGTCATGATCTTGCTGCTCGGCGGCTGTATGGTGGGGCCCGACTATCGCAAGCCCCAAGTGGCCGTGCCCGCGCATTATCAAGAACTCGAAGGCTGGACCGAGGCCGAGCCCGACGCGGCGGCGGGGCCGAAGGGCGATTGGTGGACCGCGTTTCATGATCCGCTGCTGGACGAGTTGGAACCGCTCGTTAGCGTGTCGAACCAGACCGTGCGTCAAGACTATGCGAACTACCAGCAGGCGCTCGCCGAGGTGCGTGTCGCGCGCAGCGCGCTGTTTCCGACACTAGGCGCGACCGGCTCCGTCACACGCGCGCGCACCTCGACGGGCAGCCTCGCTAGCGCGAGCAGCTCGCGGCTCGGCAACTTCCAGGCCGTGAACAACTCCGGCTCGCTCGAAGGCAGCGTGAGCTGGGCGCCGGACTTATGGGGCCTCGTGCGTCGCCAGATCGAAGAGAGCGCGGCCACCGCGCAGGCGAGCGAGGCGACGCTTGCGAACGCGACGCTCTCGGAGCAGATCGCGCTCGCCACGGCCGTCATCGATCTGCGCATCACCGACGCCAACATCGATCTTCTCCAACGCACGGTCGAGGCGTACACGGGATATCTGCGAGTCGTCGCCGATCAAGACAAAGCGGGCACCGTGCCGCCGTCCGATCTCATCACCGCGCGCACCCAGCTCGACAACGCGCGAGCGAGCCTGATCGCGCTCGGCATCGCCCGCGCGCAGAACGCGCATGCGATTGCGGTGATCGTCGGCAAGAACCCCGAGGATCTCACGATTGCGCACAGCCCGGCGCTGCCGATACTGCCGACGATTCCCACCGGCGTGCCGTCGACGCTCTTGGAGCGCCGCCCCGACATCGCCATTGCCGAGCGGCAAATGGCGTCGGCCAACGCGTCGATCGGCGTCGCGGTGGCGGCTTATTACCCGTCGATTTCGCTCTCGGCGCTCGACGGCTTCACTCAATCGCCGCTCAACGGCCTGCTGCGGATCGGCAACTACGTGTGGTCGCTCGGCGGCAGCGCCACCGAGACGATCTTCGACGGCGGCGAACGCAACGCCGAAGTCGCCGCCGCGAAGGCCGCTTACGATGCCGCCGTCGCCAACTATCGCGGCGCTGTGCTCACGGCGTTCCAGAACATCGAGAACGACCTGGCCGGGCTACGTATCCTGGCACAACAGGCCGATGCGCTGGCCGCCGCCGTGCGCGACGCGACGCGCGGCACCGAAATCGCGCTCAACGAATATCAGGCAGGCACCGTCGACTACACGACAGTCGCGACCGCGCAGACGACGCAACTCACCGACGAGCAAAGCGCGTTGAATGTCCAGCAACAGCGGCTTCTCGATGCGGCGTCGTTGATTGGCGATTTGGGGGGAGGGTGGTCGGCGGATACGCTGCATGATCCGCGGCGGCAGCCGCAGCGTGCATGGGTGCCGTGATAACAACACGCGTGAACGGAGCGGTGGCGCGACCGAACGCATTGATATTCGGTCGCGGCAGATCTCAATTTGCAGATTGGTCGACGGCACGTCGTGAGAACGAATACACGCCGTTTACAGCCAGGAAAACAATTTGTCGATAATGGATTGGTGATCGGCAGGCGGCATCGGTGAAACATAGTCTGTATCGACTTCCTCTTCGCTAGCCCAATTGCGGTCGTACTGAGCAGTCAATTGGTTCGGATCGGCGAACGAACCATCCGGCTTGAGACCGCCTGCAGAAATCATCAATTCGTCGTCGTTGACGTAGGGATTGACTGGATCGGAACCCGGTTTGGACGGCATGGAGATGACGACGCCGAGCCCCGTACTGCTGCCGTCAAGATTGTAGCCGTTGAGGTTGTACGCGACATCCACCGAGATGGCGGGCGTATTCACAGTGCCGCATTGCAGCGTCACCTCTTGCTGGGGACCTTGAGTGAAATAGTCGTCGGGATCTGGGGCGAGGTCCTCGGAATGAAGGCCACCCTGATTGACGATGTTGCCGTCGACATATGAAAACGTCGCTGCGCGTGTTTTTCCGGTATTCGGGTCGACGCGAGGCTTGCCCGTACTCGGGTCGTATGCAGTCACGGTAACGGTATCGTTCGCATGGTCGACGACGACCGAACCGACCGTTTGATTCTGATTGTTCTCGAGCGTTGCGGTTGCCGTCACGCCGTGTCCGTCGACGCCCCAGACGAGATGAGCATTGCCGGCTGTGATTCCCGAATCGGCCTTCTTCGCGGGCGGCGGGTTATGTTGCGGCGGCGTCGAATCGGGAATATAGCCAATCCGTGCATGGATCGGAGCAGTACCTGTGGGATACACGTTAGTTCTCCTAAGTAAATACCGAAAACCCGAGCGCGAAACGGCGAACCACGGTTGCCGCTCGCAACGTGCATCATCCCAATTGCCTCGAACGCGGTGCACGTATTGATGGGCCGGAATTATGTGCGACGCCCCACGCGTTCGAAGGGCTTCGTTCCGTAGTCCGCGCCATGACAATTCGATGAAACCCTTCGCAAACTGCGAACCCGGGTCGTTACTTACGAGAGTTAGTAGCACTTGCAACGTCGGTGTAAGTAGCAAGCGCCCCATAGACAATCGGATGCCCACGTGACGACAACAATCGAAGGAGGCTCAACCGCTAAGCAATCAAAGCACGCTCCAAGACCCTGGCCACGTGGACCGCTTCTGTTTGAGCGCCGTCCTTGATTTGATGCCTACAACTGGTACCGTCCGCGACGACGATCGCGCCATCGGGACGTTTGCGCACCGCCGGCAGCAATGACAATTCCGCCATCGCCTGCGAGGTTGAGAAATGCTCCGCCTCGTAACCGAAGCTGCCTGCCATTCCGCAGCACGACGATTCGATGGGGGAGACATTGAGCTCCGGAATCCAACGAAGGACCGTCTGCACGGGGGCAAACGCATCGAAGGCCTTCTGATGGCAATGCCCGTGCACGAGTGCCTCCGATACATCGAGCGCGCGTAGAGGCAGCCTCAATCGTCCCGCTTCGTGCTCGTGCACGAGGAATTCTTCGAATAGATAAGCCTGACTGGCCAATCGCTTTGCGTCATCGCCATAGCCGTAGGTCAGAAACTCGTCACGCATTGAAAGCAAGCAGGAAGGCTCGAGTCCGACGACGGCGACACCCCGCTCGAGATAGGGCCGCAACGCATCCAGCGTGCGGCGTGCCTCCGCCTTGGCTGCGTCGACAAGACCTGCAGCGAGGAACGTGCGGCCGCAACACAAGGGGCGCTCGCCCGCCCGAGTATTGAAGCGAACGGTGTAGCCGGCAGCCTCGAGGACGGCCTGAGCCGCGCGTGCGTTCTCTGGCTCGTAATAGTTGCTGAATGTGTCGACAAAGAGCAGAACTTCCCGAGAGGAAGATTCGATGTCGGAAGAAGAGAACTGAACACGCGACAGGAATGGCCGCGAAAATTTCGGCAACGTCCGCTGCGATGCCAGCCCGATCCATCGTTTCACTGCGGGCGCGATATATGGCACCTTCTCCGCAACCGTCAACGCGCGGCGCACGCGTGCAGCCCACGGCGCATAACGCGGCAGATAGGCAATCAGTCGCTCGCGCAGGGTCGATCCGTGCTTCATGTTCCAGGCATGGCGTGCTTCGATCTTGAAGCGCGCCATGTCGATTCCGGTCGGGCAATCGCGCTTGCATCCCTTGCAGGACACGCAAAGATCCAGCGCCGCCTTGACGTCGTCGCCGGCAAGGCCGTCTCGACCGAGTTGTCCTGTCACCGCAAGGCGCAACGTATTGGCGCGGCCGCGCGTGACGTGTTGTTCATCGCGCGTCACGCGATAGCTCGGACACATCGTGCCTGCATCGAACTTTCGACAATGGCCATTGTTGTTGCACATCTCCACGGCCGAGGCGAGGCCATGCGTGGCGTCGGCGCCGGTACCGGGATCGGTCTGCTTGCCGGTCAATGGATCGCGGTTGACGTTCCACGCGGACCAATCGAGTGCGGGCTGTAGCGGCAGGGCCGCGTAGCCGGGCGCGAAGCGGAAATGCTCGCGCGCGTCCATGCGCGGCGGGTCGATGATCTTGTTCGGGTTGAAGCGGTTGTCTGGATCGAAGAGAGCTTTGATCTCCGCAAAGGCCGCGTTGATGCGAGGGCCATATTGCCAGGCCACCCATTCGCCGCGGCAAAGGCCATCGCCGTGCTCACCGGAGTAGGCCCCCTTGTATTCCCGCACGAGCGCGGCGGCCTCGTCCGCGATCTCGCGCATATGCGTTGCCCCGTCTCGCCGCATGTCGAGAATGGGGCGCACGTGTAGCGTCCCGACGCTGGCATGCGCATACCACGTGCCCTCGGTCCCGTGTTTGTGGAAGACATCGGTCAATCGACGCGTGTATTCGGCCAAATTTTCCAGCGGTACTGCGCAATCTTCAATGAAGGACACCGGTTTGCCGTCGCCTTTCATGCTCATCATGATGTTCAAGCCGGCCTTGCGGACATCCCACAGCGCTTTCTGAGCATTGGCCTCGGGCATCTTCACTACGCTGCCGGGAAAACCCAAATCGGCCATGAGCTCTGCAAGGCGATCAAGTTGACTGAGTTGGATGTCGCGCGACTCTCCGGCAAACTCAACGAGCAATATCGCGTCGGGTTGCCCCACCAAAGCCTGCTCGATGACAGGGCGGAACGCGGGATTCTCCATCGAAAGGTCGATCATGGTCCGATCGACCAGTTCCACTGCCGTCGGCTTGAGCGCGACGATGTGTTGCGTCATCTCCATCGCTTGGTAGAAGGTCGGAAAATTCACGACCCCTAAAACCTTATGTGCCGGCAGCGGCGCAAGCTTGAGCGTAATCCGACGGCTGTAGGCAAGCGTGCCTTCGGAGCCCACGAGGATATGAGAAAGATTGGCGTGGCCGTCGTCGGAATACGCGCGCGGGTTCTGGCATTCGAAAAGGTCGATGTTGTACCCCGCCACTCGGCGCAGCACCTTCGGCACCCGTTCGACGATCTCGTCGCGCTCGCGCCGTGCGATGCGCTCGAGGCCTAGTAAAATGTCGCGCGTACGATCGCCCTCTATCGAATGCGCCAGCGAGCCGAAATGGCATTCGCTGCCGTCAGCGAGCACCGCATCGATCGCGAGAACGTTGTGCACCATATTCCCGTATTCGATCGATCGAGAGCCGCACGAATTGTTGCCGGCCATGCCCCCGATCGTGCACTGTGCGCCCGTCGATACGTCCACCGGAAACCACAGCCCGTGCGGCTTGAGCCAGGCGTTCAAGTGATCGAGCACGATACCGGGCTCGACGGTCACGGTGCGCGCATCGGCATCGAAATCGACGATCCGATTGAGCCATTTGCTATTGTCGATCACGAGCGCTTCGCCGACCGTCTGTCCGCACTGGCTGGTACCCGCCCCGCGAGCCAGGACCGGAATCTTCCGGTCGCGCGCGATATCGAGCGCCACGAGGAGATCGGCTTGATCGCGTGGCACGACGACACCCAAAGGCATGATCTGATAAATGGATGCGTCCGTGGCATAGCGTCCACGGGTTGCACGATCGGCGTAGACGTCTCCGCGCAATTGCTTGCGAAGCTGCGAAAACAGCGGCGAGAGCGCGGCGCTGTGCGACGGCAAGAGACGTACGGGTTGCAACAATGGCGAAGAGACAGCGGAAGTCATGGCGGCGATGGATACGGAAAGAGATGACGTGTCAGATGAACGTGACGCTCACGGGAGGGAGCCCCGGGATGTGGCCGTTCGCCGAGCCCGCGTCCCCCGGAAAGTACATGCCGGTGTATGAGCCCGTGGTGACGATCGTGCCGGCGGGTAATGCCATTGCTCGCTGCGTTGCATGATTCACGAGCCGAGGCAGAAGGCGACGCGGGTCGCCCGCGGGATTGCACGCAGCGCCGCTGATGACGCTATGGCCGCCGAACGTGAACGACGGCTCCGGAGTTGCGAACGGAAAATCGGCGCGATAGGGTACCGTCTCGCCGACCACGAGCGCCCCGTGGTTCAACAGATCGGCAAGTTGCGCCGTGGGGGGGACCCCGGGCCATTCTCGATAGCGGCTGGCGACCACCTCGATGGCCGCGGCCATCTGTGCGATGCTGCCGAGCACGTCCTCATCGCTGTAGGCTGCAGGGCGCGGTTCGAAATCGCGCCCGAAGCGGAACGCGATCTCCAATTCGAGGCCGAGCGGTCGAAAAGCGCGGCGCGATAGCGTCGCGCCACTCTCTCGCAGGCAATCCTTCGGCAACGGCGAGCAACGGATCGCGTCATCCGGCGATTTTGCGCCGACCTTCCAGCCGCCGATCGCGGCGTTGCGTAGGCACAGCAGTTGATCCTGCACGGCATACGCGGCGTCGATATCGGCGGGAACGAGTTCGGCCGGCAAATCGCGGAATGCGATACCGTTCTCCCATCCGGCTGAGAGCAGGGCGGCCAGTTCGTGCGTGGTGTGAGTCATTGGATTCAAGAATTGATGAGCACTGCCGGTTGGGCAGCGCAATGTTGGGCTTATGCAGGGGAACGCTTGCTAACGGCTTGGGGTGCGTCGCACTCGTTGACGAAGCGGCTCTCCGGCTGCATGCGAAATGCGAGGATCGCGCCCAGCGCTGTCAGAGCGATACTTCCGATAAACGGCAATTCCCAGCTACCGAACCGATCGATCACGTAGCCGGAGATAACGGGCGACAAGATAGCCGCAAGCGCGGAGCCCGAATTCATCATGCCGCTGGCCGTACCGGAGTACTCGGGTGCAACGTCCATCGGCACCGCCCACATCGGCCCAATCGTCATTTCGGCGAAGAAGAAGCCGGAGGCCAGGCAAATCACCGACACGTAGAGATCGTGCATGAACAGCAAGGGCAGGAGTGACGACATCGTCAGCAGCATGCACACGGCAACCATCCAACTCCGAGCGATTTTCAGGCGGCCCGTTTTCGTATAGAGCTTGTCGGTCACCACGCCGCCCAGGGTGTCGCCGAGCACTCCGGCGAAGAACACTGCGGATGCGAACACCGCGGACTTTTTAAGATCCAGCGAATAGCTGTGCAAAAAGTATTGCGGGATCCAACTCAGAAAGAGCCACAACGTCCAGCCGTAGCAGAAATAGACGACCGTAACCGGCATCATGCGCTTGAAGAGCGAACCCCACGGGATGTTCGTCGATTTCTGCCGCGGCAACGGAAGGATGGCGAGTTCGGCCTGCGTCATGCGGGGATGGTCTTTCGGGTCTTCGGTATAGGTCAGCGCCCAAGCCAACAACCAGAGCAGACTGAGGCCACCGCAAATGTAGAACGACATGCGCCAACCGTACACGGCCATGACCGCTACGATCGCGGTCGGCGCGACGGCGTTACCGACACGAGCGCAGGCATGCGTGAGGCCCTGCGCAAAGCCGCGCTTCTCGCGAGGTACCCACCGTGACATGGCCGCGGTCGCGGCCGGGAAGGTCGCACCTTCGCCGAGTCCGAGAAGAAGCCGGGCAGCCAATAACGCGAGGAGTCCGCCCGCGCAGCCGGTGAGTACCGTTGCCACGGCCCAGAGCAACCCGCACGCGAGCAGCGTGCGACGAGCGCCAAAGCGGTCGCTCACCCAACCGCCGATGATCTGGAATACGAGGTACGGATAGGCGAAGGCCGAGAAGACGAGCCCGATCTCTGTTTTGTTCAATCCGAATTCCCGGCCGAAACCGGCAGCGGCCGTGCTTACGTTGACACGGTCGAGGTATGTGATGAAATACATCACGCACAACATCACCAATACGACATTCGTCGCGCGGACCAGCTTCATGTCTCGTCTCCTGATGTTGTAG is a window encoding:
- a CDS encoding 2-keto-4-pentenoate hydratase, whose product is MTHTTHELAALLSAGWENGIAFRDLPAELVPADIDAAYAVQDQLLCLRNAAIGGWKVGAKSPDDAIRCSPLPKDCLRESGATLSRRAFRPLGLELEIAFRFGRDFEPRPAAYSDEDVLGSIAQMAAAIEVVASRYREWPGVPPTAQLADLLNHGALVVGETVPYRADFPFATPEPSFTFGGHSVISGAACNPAGDPRRLLPRLVNHATQRAMALPAGTIVTTGSYTGMYFPGDAGSANGHIPGLPPVSVTFI
- a CDS encoding FAD-binding and (Fe-S)-binding domain-containing protein, with amino-acid sequence MTSAVSSPLLQPVRLLPSHSAALSPLFSQLRKQLRGDVYADRATRGRYATDASIYQIMPLGVVVPRDQADLLVALDIARDRKIPVLARGAGTSQCGQTVGEALVIDNSKWLNRIVDFDADARTVTVEPGIVLDHLNAWLKPHGLWFPVDVSTGAQCTIGGMAGNNSCGSRSIEYGNMVHNVLAIDAVLADGSECHFGSLAHSIEGDRTRDILLGLERIARRERDEIVERVPKVLRRVAGYNIDLFECQNPRAYSDDGHANLSHILVGSEGTLAYSRRITLKLAPLPAHKVLGVVNFPTFYQAMEMTQHIVALKPTAVELVDRTMIDLSMENPAFRPVIEQALVGQPDAILLVEFAGESRDIQLSQLDRLAELMADLGFPGSVVKMPEANAQKALWDVRKAGLNIMMSMKGDGKPVSFIEDCAVPLENLAEYTRRLTDVFHKHGTEGTWYAHASVGTLHVRPILDMRRDGATHMREIADEAAALVREYKGAYSGEHGDGLCRGEWVAWQYGPRINAAFAEIKALFDPDNRFNPNKIIDPPRMDAREHFRFAPGYAALPLQPALDWSAWNVNRDPLTGKQTDPGTGADATHGLASAVEMCNNNGHCRKFDAGTMCPSYRVTRDEQHVTRGRANTLRLAVTGQLGRDGLAGDDVKAALDLCVSCKGCKRDCPTGIDMARFKIEARHAWNMKHGSTLRERLIAYLPRYAPWAARVRRALTVAEKVPYIAPAVKRWIGLASQRTLPKFSRPFLSRVQFSSSDIESSSREVLLFVDTFSNYYEPENARAAQAVLEAAGYTVRFNTRAGERPLCCGRTFLAAGLVDAAKAEARRTLDALRPYLERGVAVVGLEPSCLLSMRDEFLTYGYGDDAKRLASQAYLFEEFLVHEHEAGRLRLPLRALDVSEALVHGHCHQKAFDAFAPVQTVLRWIPELNVSPIESSCCGMAGSFGYEAEHFSTSQAMAELSLLPAVRKRPDGAIVVADGTSCRHQIKDGAQTEAVHVARVLERALIA
- a CDS encoding MFS transporter is translated as MKLVRATNVVLVMLCVMYFITYLDRVNVSTAAAGFGREFGLNKTEIGLVFSAFAYPYLVFQIIGGWVSDRFGARRTLLACGLLWAVATVLTGCAGGLLALLAARLLLGLGEGATFPAATAAMSRWVPREKRGFAQGLTHACARVGNAVAPTAIVAVMAVYGWRMSFYICGGLSLLWLLAWALTYTEDPKDHPRMTQAELAILPLPRQKSTNIPWGSLFKRMMPVTVVYFCYGWTLWLFLSWIPQYFLHSYSLDLKKSAVFASAVFFAGVLGDTLGGVVTDKLYTKTGRLKIARSWMVAVCMLLTMSSLLPLLFMHDLYVSVICLASGFFFAEMTIGPMWAVPMDVAPEYSGTASGMMNSGSALAAILSPVISGYVIDRFGSWELPFIGSIALTALGAILAFRMQPESRFVNECDAPQAVSKRSPA